In a single window of the Natronosalvus caseinilyticus genome:
- a CDS encoding pyridoxal phosphate-dependent aminotransferase, with amino-acid sequence MEYETPLFFHVMGYAAEADRDVVDMVSGNPDWEPPQALRDGLHEYADLESEYFQYPPSEGLRSLREEIATRRGVDLEQVVVTNGAGEANYLAMARALERGAGSEVILTDPVYSYYPGKTTMLGGEPTYVEAAENGQLDPDAVREAASEETAAIVVNTPNNPTGAVYPESTVTELVAIAEANDSILVADEVYDHYDLSGTFSSALGIDSDHRIVTNAFSKSLAITGFRVGYAIFPPHLVDDAKSRHMLVNVAGSAPAQYAVLQALRETGPEYYEANRELLRERVDTFTAALEEAGAEYTRPDGAFYVLARFEGYPGTLENVERLIDEAGVAGMPGEAFGTARDDWLRFALVTPRLEVAADRLAEYFG; translated from the coding sequence ATGGAGTACGAAACGCCCCTCTTCTTTCACGTCATGGGCTACGCCGCCGAGGCCGACCGGGACGTCGTCGACATGGTCAGCGGCAACCCAGACTGGGAACCGCCACAGGCCCTCCGGGACGGCCTCCACGAGTACGCCGACCTCGAGAGCGAGTACTTCCAGTACCCGCCCAGCGAGGGCCTTCGAAGCCTCCGCGAGGAGATTGCGACTCGCCGCGGCGTCGACCTCGAGCAGGTCGTCGTCACGAACGGGGCCGGCGAGGCGAACTACCTGGCGATGGCCCGGGCGCTCGAGCGGGGTGCAGGGTCCGAGGTGATCCTGACCGACCCCGTCTACTCGTACTACCCGGGCAAGACGACGATGCTCGGCGGCGAGCCGACGTACGTCGAGGCGGCCGAAAACGGCCAGCTCGATCCCGATGCAGTCCGCGAGGCGGCGAGCGAGGAGACGGCCGCCATCGTCGTCAATACCCCGAACAACCCCACCGGCGCGGTCTACCCCGAGTCGACGGTGACGGAACTCGTCGCCATCGCCGAGGCCAACGACTCGATCCTCGTCGCCGACGAGGTGTACGACCACTACGACCTCTCCGGGACGTTCTCGAGCGCGCTCGGGATCGACTCGGATCACCGGATCGTCACGAACGCGTTCTCGAAGTCGCTGGCGATCACGGGCTTTCGCGTCGGCTACGCCATCTTCCCACCGCACCTCGTCGACGACGCCAAGAGTCGCCACATGCTGGTGAACGTCGCCGGAAGCGCCCCGGCCCAGTACGCCGTCCTCCAGGCGCTCCGGGAGACCGGCCCCGAGTACTACGAGGCCAACCGCGAACTGCTCCGCGAGCGCGTCGACACCTTCACCGCGGCGCTCGAGGAGGCCGGCGCCGAGTACACCCGTCCAGACGGCGCGTTCTACGTCCTGGCCCGGTTCGAGGGGTATCCTGGTACGCTCGAGAACGTCGAGCGCCTGATCGACGAGGCCGGCGTCGCCGGGATGCCAGGCGAGGCATTCGGCACCGCCCGCGATGACTGGCTCCGATTCGCGCTCGTGACGCCGCGACTCGAGGTGGCCGCCGATCGGCTGGCCGAGTACTTCGGCTGA